From the genome of Vicinamibacterales bacterium, one region includes:
- a CDS encoding TonB-dependent receptor, giving the protein MFRCKARWKNLFAFVFIATTTTAAAHAQGVNWGGVVVDPQAFALPGVSVDLRTVDGNFVATIPTDREGRFQFTVPAGTYQLTASLLGFESVTREVAIGAPTRDFRIELKLGSFRQEVVVTATMPELAMEVVVSATEAEQRAVRDVAEHLRTKAGLSATRRGPINLEPTIRGLQETQVAMFVDGTRTYAAGPARMDSDISHVSPHTLQAVRVVKGPWALTWGAGALSAVRIETFRPAFSGGEFVLGGRVGANYAQSGDGTDGFAGVWGSNDRARFAVYHNTRAANDYEDGDNNLIPGDYESFDTRWTAAFKPNAATTIEYLGGYQEQRDIDYAGRILDATFFKTHSHAGEVTWRPQASIVSEIHGQVYANLKDHLMNNDEKPTAFDMLGRIPPFGLRVELPTESDTTGGRFYVMLDQGTIDWKLGTDLTRLEQNASRSIFRRSNDSLIFSDIVWPDAGLTNIGGYAQAIYAWGGGQLGATVRVDALDASAGVVSDFFSANTTGSINQTETNVSAAVNATLPVTGAFVVSAGVGRSVRSATPMERYSDRFPSTKFQTAAEFMGNPALRPEEALEVNVGSLFQVARASITADIFYRTIDNYITVVPDQSLPKRLPLSPNTVFRYINGSEAQFAGFELQAESDLGPYADVSASYSYVWAEDEELNEPVFGIEPFEQRYAIQAHTRDLQRWIELGVTVASAQNRVATTRLEQATEGWTVLDLRASIALGRGVSVKLGVENLTDETYATHLNSLNPFMRQRVNEVGRSSYLGLEYGF; this is encoded by the coding sequence TTGTTCCGCTGCAAGGCCCGTTGGAAGAATCTGTTCGCGTTCGTGTTCATCGCGACAACCACCACCGCCGCCGCCCATGCTCAGGGCGTGAACTGGGGCGGTGTGGTGGTTGACCCACAAGCGTTCGCGCTGCCCGGTGTGTCGGTCGACCTACGCACCGTCGACGGCAACTTCGTAGCGACCATCCCCACCGACCGGGAGGGTCGGTTCCAGTTCACCGTACCGGCCGGCACCTACCAGTTGACGGCTAGCCTGCTGGGCTTCGAATCGGTCACACGGGAGGTCGCCATCGGCGCGCCGACGCGCGACTTCCGTATCGAGCTCAAGCTCGGGTCGTTCAGACAGGAGGTGGTCGTCACCGCCACCATGCCGGAACTGGCCATGGAGGTCGTCGTGTCGGCGACCGAGGCGGAGCAACGCGCCGTCCGTGACGTCGCTGAGCACCTGCGCACCAAGGCGGGCCTCTCGGCCACGCGGCGCGGGCCGATCAACCTGGAGCCAACGATTCGCGGTCTCCAGGAGACACAGGTAGCGATGTTCGTCGACGGCACTCGCACATACGCCGCTGGCCCAGCCCGGATGGACTCGGACATTAGCCATGTCAGCCCGCACACCTTGCAGGCGGTGCGCGTCGTCAAAGGGCCGTGGGCGCTGACCTGGGGGGCCGGTGCCCTCAGCGCTGTGCGTATCGAGACGTTCCGGCCAGCGTTTTCCGGCGGCGAGTTCGTCCTGGGTGGTCGTGTCGGCGCCAACTACGCGCAGAGCGGCGACGGCACCGACGGCTTCGCCGGTGTCTGGGGTAGCAACGATCGCGCCCGGTTCGCCGTGTACCACAACACCCGGGCGGCGAACGACTACGAGGATGGCGACAACAACCTGATTCCAGGCGACTACGAGTCGTTCGACACCCGCTGGACCGCCGCCTTCAAACCGAACGCGGCAACCACCATCGAGTATCTGGGCGGGTATCAGGAGCAGCGTGACATCGACTACGCGGGTCGGATTCTCGATGCGACCTTCTTCAAGACGCACTCGCACGCCGGTGAGGTGACCTGGCGACCGCAGGCGTCGATCGTGTCCGAGATACACGGTCAGGTCTACGCCAACCTCAAAGACCACCTGATGAACAACGACGAGAAACCGACGGCTTTCGACATGCTGGGGCGAATCCCGCCGTTTGGCCTGCGGGTCGAGCTACCGACCGAATCGGACACGACCGGCGGGCGGTTTTACGTGATGCTTGACCAGGGCACGATCGACTGGAAGCTTGGAACCGACCTGACGCGCCTGGAACAGAACGCCAGCCGGTCGATCTTCCGGCGCTCGAACGACTCCCTGATCTTCAGCGACATCGTCTGGCCAGACGCCGGTCTGACGAATATCGGTGGGTACGCCCAGGCGATCTACGCCTGGGGCGGCGGACAGCTCGGTGCTACTGTGCGGGTCGACGCGCTCGACGCGTCGGCTGGCGTGGTCTCGGACTTCTTCTCCGCCAATACCACGGGTTCGATCAACCAGACCGAAACGAACGTCAGCGCCGCCGTGAACGCCACCCTGCCGGTGACCGGCGCATTCGTCGTCTCGGCCGGAGTCGGCCGGAGCGTGCGAAGCGCCACGCCGATGGAGCGGTACTCAGACCGGTTTCCGTCCACCAAGTTCCAGACCGCGGCCGAGTTCATGGGGAACCCGGCCCTGAGACCGGAGGAGGCGCTGGAGGTCAATGTCGGCAGTCTGTTCCAGGTGGCGCGAGCGTCGATCACCGCCGACATTTTCTATCGCACCATCGACAACTACATCACCGTCGTGCCTGACCAGTCGCTGCCGAAACGGCTGCCGCTCAGCCCGAACACGGTCTTTCGCTACATCAACGGCAGCGAAGCCCAGTTCGCCGGCTTCGAGCTGCAGGCCGAGTCGGATCTCGGCCCTTACGCGGACGTGAGCGCCTCGTATAGCTACGTCTGGGCTGAGGACGAAGAGCTCAACGAACCGGTGTTCGGGATCGAGCCGTTCGAGCAGCGTTATGCGATTCAGGCGCACACCCGGGACTTGCAACGCTGGATCGAGCTGGGGGTGACGGTGGCGAGCGCTCAGAACCGGGTGGCCACGACGCGGCTCGAGCAGGCGACCGAGGGCTGGACCGTTCTCGATCTGCGGGCCAGCATCGCACTCGGTCGGGGGGTGTCGGTGAAGCTGGGAGTGGAAAACTTGACTGACGAGACCTACGCGACCCATCTGAACTCGCTGAACCCGTTCATGAGGCAGCGGGTCAACGAGGTCGGCCGAAGCTCTTATCTGGGACTGGAATACGGGTTCTAG
- a CDS encoding aminotransferase class I/II-fold pyridoxal phosphate-dependent enzyme, with amino-acid sequence MTQGVGSKKASQFTESVIREMTRLSDEHDGVNLSQGFPDFPAPDAIKTAACAAIQADDNQYAITWGATPLREAVAKDFTRRYGVPVNPDTQVTVCCGSTEAMLTTLLASVDPGDEVIVFEPFYENYGPDAILSGAVPRYVTLREPAWMFDPDELAAAFNDRTRAILINSPNNPTGKVFTPEELGVIAGLCQQWNVLAVTDEIYEHIIYDGVRHVPMAAIDGMVDRTVTINSLSKTFSVTGWRVGWTIAPPELTGAIRKVHDFVTVGAAAPLQAAGAVALELPDSYYRGLADSYEQRRNLLMEILERHGFNCYRPSGAYYIMTDIDLTSVGAVDDVEFAQYLVREIGVAAVPGSSFYRNTEFGRTKLRFCFCKQDETLREADRRLAKLGVQTTG; translated from the coding sequence ATGACTCAGGGTGTCGGGTCCAAGAAGGCTAGTCAGTTCACCGAATCGGTCATTCGTGAGATGACGCGGCTGTCGGACGAGCACGACGGTGTTAATCTGTCGCAAGGCTTCCCAGATTTTCCTGCACCTGACGCGATTAAGACCGCCGCGTGCGCTGCAATTCAGGCCGATGACAACCAATATGCCATCACGTGGGGTGCGACGCCGCTCCGCGAAGCTGTCGCCAAGGATTTTACGCGCCGGTATGGCGTTCCGGTAAATCCTGACACGCAGGTCACGGTCTGCTGCGGGTCGACTGAGGCAATGCTTACGACGTTGCTCGCGAGCGTCGACCCGGGAGATGAAGTCATTGTCTTTGAACCGTTTTATGAGAACTATGGGCCCGATGCGATTCTTTCCGGTGCCGTGCCCCGCTATGTGACGTTGCGCGAGCCAGCGTGGATGTTCGACCCTGATGAGCTCGCAGCGGCGTTCAACGACAGGACTCGTGCAATTCTTATTAACAGTCCAAATAACCCAACCGGTAAGGTGTTCACCCCGGAGGAACTCGGTGTCATTGCAGGGCTCTGCCAGCAGTGGAACGTGCTGGCCGTGACCGATGAGATTTACGAGCACATCATCTACGATGGGGTGCGTCACGTGCCGATGGCGGCGATTGATGGGATGGTAGACCGCACTGTGACGATCAACAGCCTCTCGAAGACCTTCAGCGTAACGGGGTGGCGAGTGGGCTGGACCATCGCACCGCCAGAACTGACGGGTGCGATCCGAAAGGTACATGACTTCGTGACCGTGGGTGCGGCCGCACCCCTTCAGGCTGCCGGCGCGGTCGCCCTTGAGTTGCCAGATAGCTACTATCGTGGGCTGGCCGATAGTTACGAGCAACGGCGGAATCTCCTAATGGAGATTCTTGAGCGGCACGGTTTCAATTGCTACCGTCCCTCAGGGGCTTACTACATCATGACCGACATTGACCTCACCTCGGTTGGTGCGGTGGACGACGTGGAGTTTGCCCAGTATTTAGTCCGGGAAATTGGCGTGGCTGCTGTGCCCGGGAGCAGCTTTTATCGAAACACTGAGTTCGGTCGCACGAAGCTCAGGTTTTGTTTCTGCAAGCAGGACGAGACCCTGCGTGAAGCCGACCGCCGCCTGGCAAAACTCGGCGTGCAGACCACAGGCTGA
- a CDS encoding ABC transporter ATP-binding protein, with translation MVAATKRLLPYVLRHRRRLLLGLSCVVAMASVSLLSPWVLKYAIDDLTVGVTRGKLGLYGALLLGIAVVGGCFRFLMRRLIVGVSREIEYDIRNDFYAHLERLSLSYFQSERTGDIMSRATNDLSAVRMMAGPAIMYSVNTILVFFVAIILMLSINLRLTLIALIPLPFVSLLVKFFGSAIHRRFEEIQAQLSHMSAVVQEALAGVRVVRAYRQEESEIERFRVANRTYLDRNRGLIQLQGLFYPSLAMFLGFGGLLVLWLGSREVILGQITVGEFVAFNAYLVMLTWPMIAFGWVTNMLQRGMASWKRMLEVFDAVPEIIDRGGVPVGNVQGGIEIRELTFAYGDGAPVLSSLSLRVEPGQTLALVGGTGSGKSTLLGLIQRLYDPPPGTVFIDGIDVRDLPLGQLRSAVGYVPQEPFLFSTTLRDNVAFGLAEDANTDVVDKSVRTAITVACLDADIEQFPRGYETTVGERGITLSGGQKQRVALARALTVDPRILILDDALSAVDTYTEERILKGLREVMDQRTSIIVAHRMSTVRDADIIAVLDQGRLVEQGTHDELLDLNDVYADLYRKQLLEEELAAS, from the coding sequence ATGGTCGCTGCTACCAAACGACTCCTCCCTTACGTCCTCCGACATCGCCGTCGGTTACTGCTTGGCTTATCGTGTGTTGTTGCGATGGCCTCGGTCTCGCTCTTGTCACCGTGGGTGCTCAAGTATGCCATTGATGACCTGACGGTCGGGGTCACTCGCGGGAAGCTCGGCCTCTACGGGGCATTGTTGCTGGGTATTGCGGTGGTGGGTGGCTGTTTTCGATTCCTGATGCGCAGGTTAATCGTCGGCGTGTCGCGAGAGATTGAGTACGACATCCGGAACGACTTCTACGCGCACCTTGAGCGTCTCTCCCTAAGCTATTTTCAGTCCGAGCGCACGGGCGACATCATGTCGCGTGCGACGAACGACCTCAGCGCGGTTCGCATGATGGCCGGACCAGCCATCATGTACTCGGTCAACACTATCCTCGTGTTCTTTGTCGCGATCATTTTGATGCTTTCGATCAATCTCCGTTTGACACTGATCGCACTGATACCGCTGCCGTTTGTGTCGCTCTTGGTGAAATTCTTCGGCAGTGCGATTCATCGCCGCTTTGAGGAAATCCAAGCTCAGCTGTCCCACATGAGTGCGGTGGTCCAAGAAGCGCTCGCTGGCGTGCGGGTCGTTCGTGCCTATCGACAGGAGGAGTCTGAAATAGAGCGGTTTCGGGTCGCCAATAGAACATATCTCGATCGGAATCGAGGTTTGATTCAACTCCAAGGGCTCTTCTATCCGAGTTTGGCGATGTTCCTCGGTTTTGGAGGGTTACTCGTATTGTGGCTCGGTAGCCGCGAGGTGATCCTCGGGCAAATCACGGTCGGTGAATTCGTGGCATTCAATGCGTATTTGGTGATGCTCACCTGGCCAATGATCGCCTTCGGTTGGGTCACGAACATGCTGCAACGTGGCATGGCGTCATGGAAACGTATGCTTGAGGTCTTCGATGCGGTGCCGGAGATCATTGACCGGGGTGGGGTGCCGGTTGGGAACGTCCAAGGGGGCATTGAAATACGCGAGTTGACGTTCGCTTACGGTGATGGAGCCCCGGTACTCTCCAGTCTCTCACTTCGCGTTGAACCGGGACAGACGCTTGCCCTTGTTGGCGGTACGGGTTCTGGAAAGTCAACGCTGCTCGGCCTCATTCAACGGCTATATGACCCGCCACCTGGGACGGTGTTCATTGATGGTATCGACGTTCGGGACCTGCCGTTAGGTCAGTTGCGGTCTGCTGTCGGATACGTGCCGCAAGAGCCGTTCCTCTTTTCGACGACCCTCCGCGATAACGTGGCGTTCGGACTAGCCGAGGACGCGAACACTGATGTGGTGGACAAATCGGTACGGACGGCAATCACAGTGGCTTGTCTAGATGCCGATATTGAACAGTTTCCACGCGGATATGAGACGACGGTCGGAGAGCGAGGCATCACTCTTTCCGGCGGGCAGAAACAACGGGTTGCGTTGGCACGAGCGCTGACGGTTGACCCGCGCATTCTGATTCTTGACGACGCCCTGTCCGCAGTGGATACCTACACAGAAGAGCGAATTCTGAAAGGGTTACGTGAGGTCATGGATCAACGGACATCAATCATTGTCGCCCATCGAATGTCCACGGTACGCGATGCTGACATCATCGCCGTTCTTGATCAGGGACGGTTGGTCGAACAAGGGACGCATGACGAATTGCTTGACCTTAATGACGTCTACGCCGACCTCTATCGCAAGCAGCTGTTGGAGGAGGAACTGGCCGCATCGTAG
- a CDS encoding ABC transporter ATP-binding protein yields MSAYEEEALGKAYDARLMRRLLTYLWPYRQTVAVALVAIIGHSALQLAQPYLTKIAIDSYIATGDLAGLNQIALVFLFVLLGAFVLEYIRTYTLQMTGQKIMFDLRMQVYGHLQRLDVRFFDRNPVGRLMTRVTTDVDVLNELFASGVVAIFGDVFMLIGIMAVLLSMDWRLALVAFSVLPLIVIVTQWFRRHVRETYRTVRIWIARINAYLQEHITGMATVQVFQREKRSFDAFDGINRTHRDANIASIFFYAVFYPAIELVGALAASLIIWFGGGWVLDESLTLGVLVAFLLYAQRFFRPISDMSEKFNILQSAMASSERIFTLLDTPVKTQSPTKPILRPAPAKGRIEFDGVWFAYGDDNYVLRDVSFVVEPGERIGIVGATGAGKTTIINLLMRFYDVSRGRILVDGIDVRELSLSDLRGLSSLVLQDAHLFAGSIAANVRLGDQTITDAEIHAAITSVHAKPFIDQLPAGLASPVAERGATLSVGQKQLLTFARALVYEPRVLVLDEATSSVDTETEVLIQDALRVLMTGRTTIAIAHRLSTIQDMDRILVLHKGQLREAGTHQELLARRGIYYKLYQLQYQEQEIAAAG; encoded by the coding sequence ATGTCCGCTTACGAAGAAGAAGCTCTCGGAAAAGCCTATGACGCCCGTTTGATGCGGCGGCTCTTGACGTATCTTTGGCCCTATCGCCAAACGGTGGCTGTGGCGCTTGTGGCGATCATTGGACACTCTGCATTACAGCTCGCACAGCCGTATCTCACGAAAATTGCCATTGATTCCTATATTGCGACGGGTGATCTTGCCGGACTGAACCAGATTGCGCTGGTGTTTCTCTTCGTACTATTGGGAGCGTTCGTTCTGGAATACATCCGAACCTACACGCTCCAGATGACTGGTCAGAAGATTATGTTCGACCTGCGGATGCAGGTATACGGGCATTTACAGAGACTCGACGTGCGTTTCTTCGATCGTAATCCGGTCGGGCGACTAATGACGCGCGTGACGACCGATGTTGATGTGTTAAACGAATTGTTTGCCTCCGGCGTCGTCGCAATCTTTGGCGATGTGTTTATGCTCATCGGGATCATGGCCGTCTTACTTTCAATGGACTGGCGCCTAGCGCTCGTAGCGTTTTCCGTATTGCCGCTCATCGTAATCGTGACGCAGTGGTTCCGCCGGCATGTCCGAGAGACCTATCGGACTGTGCGAATTTGGATTGCGCGGATCAACGCGTATTTACAGGAACACATCACGGGCATGGCGACCGTGCAGGTGTTCCAACGAGAAAAGCGGAGTTTTGATGCGTTTGACGGGATTAATCGGACCCATCGCGATGCAAACATCGCATCGATCTTTTTCTATGCGGTGTTCTATCCAGCTATCGAGTTGGTTGGCGCATTAGCAGCGTCCCTGATCATTTGGTTTGGTGGTGGCTGGGTGTTGGACGAGTCATTGACCTTGGGGGTCCTTGTCGCCTTCCTGCTTTATGCTCAGCGCTTCTTTCGGCCGATTAGCGACATGTCAGAAAAATTTAATATCTTGCAATCAGCCATGGCTTCATCTGAGCGGATTTTTACATTGCTTGATACGCCCGTTAAGACCCAGAGTCCGACAAAGCCAATACTGCGTCCGGCGCCGGCTAAAGGCCGAATTGAGTTTGATGGTGTGTGGTTCGCTTATGGCGACGATAACTATGTTCTTCGGGATGTATCGTTTGTCGTGGAACCGGGAGAGCGAATCGGCATTGTTGGTGCAACGGGTGCGGGTAAAACGACGATCATAAATTTACTAATGCGTTTCTACGACGTTTCAAGAGGGCGGATTCTCGTGGATGGAATTGACGTTCGTGAGCTGTCCCTGTCGGACCTTCGTGGGCTCTCCAGTCTAGTTCTCCAGGATGCACACCTTTTCGCGGGGTCCATTGCCGCGAACGTGCGGCTAGGTGATCAGACGATTACTGATGCCGAGATACACGCTGCGATTACGAGTGTCCATGCCAAACCATTTATTGATCAACTTCCGGCCGGTCTTGCGAGTCCAGTGGCGGAGCGGGGTGCAACGTTGTCAGTTGGACAGAAGCAGCTGTTGACGTTTGCTCGTGCCCTAGTGTACGAACCGAGGGTGTTGGTGCTGGACGAGGCAACATCGAGCGTGGACACTGAGACCGAAGTGTTAATTCAGGATGCACTCCGTGTGTTAATGACGGGGCGTACAACGATCGCGATCGCCCACCGACTCTCGACGATTCAGGATATGGACCGGATTCTCGTTCTACACAAGGGGCAATTGCGAGAAGCTGGAACGCATCAGGAACTGCTGGCGCGCCGTGGGATTTACTACAAACTTTACCAACTGCAATACCAAGAGCAGGAAATTGCCGCGGCGGGTTAG
- a CDS encoding 3D domain-containing protein codes for MTAVVTTVVVVLVADITLVDLPTVAESPALSNVSTPLPEPRTPLRFIATAYCKGQTTRSGVRVRSGIAASDPSILPLGSIIRVSAAGDYDGLYTILDTGPAIQGRMIDIYIWSCYEALDFGRRPLDVTIVRLGWNPADSEPERINEEFQRREKEWQPKHLFSRPLTLNDAPPR; via the coding sequence GTGACCGCCGTGGTAACCACCGTCGTGGTGGTCTTGGTTGCGGACATAACCTTGGTCGATTTGCCCACTGTTGCCGAAAGCCCCGCTCTTTCCAACGTCTCGACCCCACTACCAGAGCCTCGAACACCGTTACGCTTTATCGCCACCGCCTACTGCAAAGGCCAAACCACCCGGTCGGGGGTTCGGGTTCGGTCCGGAATCGCTGCAAGCGACCCCTCAATATTGCCACTCGGTTCGATTATCCGAGTCAGTGCAGCCGGCGACTACGACGGCCTTTACACTATTCTCGATACCGGCCCAGCAATCCAAGGTCGAATGATCGACATCTACATCTGGAGTTGCTATGAGGCTTTGGATTTTGGACGTCGCCCGCTAGACGTCACGATTGTCCGGCTCGGATGGAACCCGGCAGACAGCGAGCCCGAACGGATCAACGAAGAGTTCCAACGACGAGAAAAAGAGTGGCAGCCAAAGCACCTGTTCTCTCGGCCCCTGACGTTGAACGACGCCCCTCCACGCTAA
- the thiL gene encoding thiamine-phosphate kinase has translation MPDRPDRTATPTAGKRVAELGEYKLLERIRARVPPAPSWVVIGIGDDGAVVEPARGRLDVITTDAMVEGVHFDRAFGTPADLGYKALAINLSDLAAMGAEPRVGVLSLFLPPDLTLDDLDHLLDGLLALASQHHLELVGGNLTRSPGPLCIDITAIGSVRRRTVLTRGGAQPGDGLYVTGSIGNAAAGLEWLKAQRKASDTGNEMTSCVERFLRPEPRVRAGLRVGRNRVATSAMDLSDGLADAVTQLTRPLGLGAIVEADAIPVQDAARRWFAAQDRDPIVAAISGGEDYELLFTLPDRPRSRAHLLARLVKPLSVTRIGTVTTTPDLLLRRPGGDEPLPVGFQHF, from the coding sequence ATGCCAGACCGACCAGATAGGACGGCCACGCCAACGGCGGGCAAGCGTGTTGCTGAACTCGGCGAATACAAACTACTAGAACGTATCCGAGCGCGGGTGCCACCGGCTCCATCCTGGGTCGTAATCGGAATTGGTGACGACGGAGCGGTCGTCGAGCCGGCCCGAGGCCGGCTCGACGTCATCACTACCGATGCGATGGTTGAAGGCGTTCACTTCGACCGCGCATTCGGAACCCCAGCCGACCTGGGCTACAAAGCACTGGCCATCAACCTCAGCGATTTGGCAGCTATGGGTGCAGAGCCACGTGTCGGCGTACTCTCGCTGTTCTTACCCCCGGACCTAACTCTCGATGACCTCGACCATCTCCTCGATGGCCTACTAGCACTTGCCAGCCAGCACCACTTGGAACTGGTTGGCGGTAATCTGACGCGCTCTCCAGGCCCTTTATGCATCGACATCACGGCAATAGGGTCAGTCCGACGGCGAACGGTCCTGACCCGTGGGGGTGCTCAACCCGGAGATGGCCTGTATGTGACCGGTTCAATCGGCAACGCGGCAGCCGGCCTCGAATGGCTCAAAGCTCAACGAAAGGCGTCAGACACTGGTAACGAGATGACCTCTTGCGTCGAAAGGTTCCTTCGACCGGAACCAAGAGTACGCGCCGGCCTTCGTGTCGGACGCAACCGGGTAGCCACCTCTGCAATGGACCTCAGTGACGGACTCGCCGATGCGGTAACTCAACTCACACGACCGCTAGGTCTCGGAGCGATCGTCGAAGCTGATGCAATACCCGTTCAAGATGCCGCGCGGCGCTGGTTCGCTGCGCAGGACCGAGACCCAATCGTCGCAGCCATTTCTGGCGGTGAGGACTACGAACTGCTATTCACACTGCCCGACCGACCACGCAGCCGTGCGCACCTTCTTGCACGTCTCGTCAAACCACTGTCGGTTACACGGATTGGCACTGTCACTACCACACCGGACCTACTGCTCCGACGGCCAGGAGGTGATGAGCCGCTCCCCGTTGGGTTCCAACACTTCTGA
- a CDS encoding cell division protein ZapA — MPQNSSNVTNVEIHGLTYAVRSSLEPTVVNKYAAHVEKRMMNVETDEQAPTDSLKVAVLAALNITDDYFMCKSADQSTMPQVLKQVENLEKLIDEVLASNT; from the coding sequence GTGCCTCAAAATTCGTCGAACGTTACCAACGTCGAGATTCATGGCTTGACATACGCAGTACGGAGTTCACTCGAACCAACCGTGGTAAATAAATACGCAGCTCACGTCGAAAAAAGGATGATGAATGTGGAGACTGATGAGCAAGCACCGACGGATTCGCTCAAAGTCGCTGTTCTGGCCGCACTCAACATCACCGACGATTACTTCATGTGTAAGAGTGCCGATCAATCGACGATGCCACAGGTCCTCAAGCAAGTGGAGAACCTGGAGAAGCTGATCGATGAGGTCTTGGCCTCTAATACCTAA
- the zapB gene encoding cell division protein ZapB, which yields MANKRSSALEPLSRLEDKVKLLIGLVERLQQEKTSAIRENEQLKSELTALRAQFEESDRADAEVVALRSERDQIRTRVTGILEQLEAIDL from the coding sequence ATGGCTAATAAACGTTCTTCCGCTCTGGAGCCACTCAGTCGCCTTGAAGACAAGGTGAAGCTGTTAATAGGGTTGGTGGAACGATTACAACAAGAGAAGACCAGCGCGATCCGTGAAAACGAACAACTGAAGAGTGAGCTCACCGCGCTTCGGGCCCAGTTCGAGGAATCTGACCGTGCTGATGCTGAAGTGGTTGCGCTGCGGTCTGAGCGTGATCAGATTCGGACACGCGTTACCGGTATCCTGGAACAGTTAGAAGCGATAGACCTTTAG